Proteins encoded by one window of Chryseobacterium foetidum:
- a CDS encoding ion transporter, with translation MEKEHNLVPGDSLWKRFLFRIINRADTRLGKLFDIILLALILGSTFIIMMESVPKLDKKFHTTFIIAEWIISIFFTIEYILRIAVIKNKKCYIFSFFGIIDFLSLVPFFLSFFFPVTKYFLIFRMLRMLRVFRVFNLLDFMNDGSVIVRALRNSSRKIYIFLLFLIIFSVIVGSMMFMVEGGRPGFETIPQSIYWAVVTVTTVGYGDVSPITPTGKFFAVILMLAGYSIIAVPTGIVTAEMRNKRQNLELVCERCGNEDIDDDARYCKQCGKKLA, from the coding sequence ATGGAAAAAGAGCACAATCTCGTTCCTGGAGATTCACTTTGGAAGAGATTTTTGTTTCGAATCATTAACCGTGCAGATACAAGGCTCGGAAAACTTTTTGACATCATTCTCCTCGCTCTTATTCTTGGGAGTACATTTATCATTATGATGGAAAGTGTTCCGAAGCTTGATAAAAAGTTTCACACTACATTCATCATCGCTGAGTGGATCATTTCAATTTTTTTTACAATTGAGTATATTTTGCGTATTGCGGTAATAAAAAACAAAAAGTGCTACATTTTCAGTTTCTTCGGAATAATTGATTTTCTGTCGCTGGTACCTTTCTTTCTGAGCTTTTTCTTTCCGGTTACAAAATATTTTCTCATTTTCAGGATGCTGAGAATGCTCCGTGTTTTCAGGGTTTTCAACCTTCTGGATTTCATGAATGACGGCTCTGTGATTGTAAGGGCTCTACGAAACAGTTCAAGAAAGATTTACATTTTCCTTTTATTTCTGATTATTTTCTCGGTCATCGTGGGTTCGATGATGTTTATGGTGGAAGGCGGAAGACCTGGCTTTGAAACGATCCCGCAGTCTATCTACTGGGCAGTAGTAACCGTGACAACAGTGGGTTACGGCGATGTCTCCCCTATTACGCCGACGGGAAAATTTTTCGCAGTAATTCTAATGCTTGCAGGTTATTCAATTATCGCAGTTCCAACGGGAATTGTGACTGCGGAAATGAGAAACAAAAGACAAAATCTGGAACTGGTATGTGAAAGATGCGGAAATGAAGATATTGATGATGATGCCCGATACTGCAAGCAGTGTGGCAAGAAATTAGCATAG
- a CDS encoding Nif3-like dinuclear metal center hexameric protein → MTIKDVISKIERRIQISQAEDFDNVGLLCGLPERNVSGILVCHDALENVVEEALAKNCNLIVCFHPIIFSGLKSLTGKNYVERAVLKAIENRIAIYAIHTAWDNDFFGVNAGICNHLGLKNLNILQPKKNNLKQLNVYVPKDHSENLKEALFDAKAGNIGFYDECSFTTEGSGTFRPIEGSKPFSGQQNVRENADEVMISVIFESFKQNQIVSAMKNAHPYEEVAHQIISLDNENQYSGLGMFGEFETEMDEAEFLKFVKDKFNLEIIKHSDFTGKKIKRVGVLGGSGASGIKSALAKKCDAYLTGDLKYHDYFSAESKMLLCDIGHYESEQFVSEQLFEILSQNFSTFAVLKSSEKTNPVNYFI, encoded by the coding sequence ATGACAATAAAAGATGTAATATCAAAAATAGAAAGAAGAATACAGATTTCTCAGGCAGAAGATTTTGACAACGTCGGACTCCTCTGCGGTCTTCCGGAACGAAATGTTAGCGGAATTCTCGTTTGTCACGATGCGTTGGAGAATGTGGTGGAGGAAGCTCTTGCAAAAAACTGTAATCTTATTGTCTGTTTTCACCCCATTATTTTTTCAGGTTTAAAATCACTGACAGGTAAAAACTATGTGGAAAGAGCGGTTTTGAAGGCCATAGAAAATAGAATCGCGATCTACGCCATTCATACAGCGTGGGACAACGATTTCTTTGGCGTAAATGCAGGGATTTGCAATCATTTAGGTTTAAAAAATTTAAATATCCTTCAGCCTAAAAAAAATAATTTAAAACAGTTGAATGTCTACGTTCCAAAAGATCATTCTGAAAATCTGAAAGAAGCTTTGTTTGATGCTAAAGCCGGAAATATCGGGTTTTATGATGAATGCAGTTTTACAACTGAGGGTTCGGGAACTTTCCGACCGATTGAAGGATCGAAACCTTTTTCGGGACAACAAAACGTCCGTGAAAATGCCGATGAGGTGATGATTTCCGTGATTTTTGAAAGTTTTAAACAGAACCAAATTGTTTCAGCGATGAAAAATGCCCATCCTTACGAAGAAGTTGCGCATCAGATCATCAGTCTTGATAATGAAAATCAATATTCTGGTTTAGGAATGTTCGGTGAATTTGAAACAGAAATGGATGAAGCAGAATTTTTGAAATTTGTGAAGGATAAATTTAATTTAGAAATCATTAAACATTCAGATTTTACAGGGAAAAAGATAAAAAGAGTAGGGGTATTGGGCGGTTCCGGAGCCAGCGGAATAAAATCTGCTTTGGCTAAAAAATGTGATGCTTACCTCACGGGTGATTTGAAATACCACGACTATTTTTCTGCAGAATCAAAGATGCTTTTGTGTGACATAGGGCATTATGAATCTGAGCAATTTGTGAGTGAACAATTATTTGAAATTTTATCGCAAAATTTTAGTACATTTGCAGTCTTGAAATCTAGCGAAAAAACAAACCCCGTAAATTATTTCATTTAG